In one window of Brenneria goodwinii DNA:
- the porA gene encoding pyruvate ferredoxin oxidoreductase, whose translation MSKPVTGGAHSHERLESGERLFLSGDEAVAHGVRLCRPAVIAAYPITPQTVVVERLAEMVEEEALDAEFVHVESEHSALSLVMGSAAMGVRTFTATSSQGLLYMAECLPYSAGGRFPLVMMNANRALALPWNIYGDQSDSLSQLASGWIQVYAETAQESLDLIIQAYALAEHPAVRTPVLINLDGFVLTHTYEPVQLPAQALVDAFLPDRFFAEGTPGTFSLADPQSLAITAGPGEYTEFKYLQHQAMCGALGEIAVLSRRFQSHFGRGEEGLTDGVIESYRLDDAERIVITLGSVAGTVRAAVDTLRERGEAVGLLRLRYLRPFPQAALLNALFGHHRTRTVLAIAVLEKDISFGQQGAVAVEVKAALFDYASVTGKRLPYVINQIAGLGGQEIGLEDVVRLYGELTRPPARCAEAPDLRFLGVNRPSPGLSPLNAAAEREDNHVHID comes from the coding sequence ATGAGTAAACCTGTAACGGGCGGCGCGCATTCGCATGAGCGTCTCGAAAGCGGGGAGCGCCTGTTTCTGTCGGGGGATGAGGCCGTCGCGCATGGCGTGCGCCTGTGTCGGCCCGCGGTGATTGCCGCTTATCCCATTACGCCGCAAACGGTGGTGGTGGAACGCCTGGCGGAAATGGTGGAAGAGGAAGCGCTCGACGCCGAATTTGTTCATGTGGAATCGGAACATTCGGCGCTTTCGCTGGTGATGGGCAGCGCAGCGATGGGGGTGCGCACCTTTACCGCCACCTCCTCCCAGGGATTGCTGTATATGGCCGAATGTCTGCCTTACAGCGCCGGAGGACGTTTTCCCCTGGTGATGATGAATGCCAACCGGGCGCTGGCGCTGCCGTGGAATATCTACGGCGATCAAAGCGATTCCCTTTCCCAGCTTGCCAGCGGCTGGATCCAGGTTTACGCCGAAACGGCGCAGGAGAGTCTGGACCTGATCATCCAGGCCTACGCGCTGGCCGAACATCCTGCCGTTCGTACGCCGGTACTGATTAATCTGGATGGTTTTGTTCTGACGCATACCTATGAGCCGGTGCAATTGCCCGCTCAGGCGCTGGTGGATGCATTTCTCCCCGATCGTTTTTTTGCCGAGGGCACGCCGGGAACCTTTAGCCTTGCCGACCCGCAAAGCCTGGCGATTACCGCCGGGCCGGGGGAATATACCGAGTTTAAATATCTGCAACATCAGGCGATGTGCGGCGCGTTAGGCGAAATCGCCGTGCTCAGCCGGCGTTTCCAATCCCATTTCGGCCGTGGCGAAGAGGGGCTGACGGACGGCGTCATCGAAAGTTACCGCCTTGATGATGCCGAGCGGATCGTCATCACGCTCGGCAGCGTGGCCGGTACGGTGCGCGCCGCCGTCGATACGCTGCGTGAGCGGGGAGAAGCGGTCGGGCTGCTGCGTTTACGCTACTTGCGTCCTTTCCCGCAGGCGGCGTTGCTCAACGCGCTGTTTGGTCATCATCGAACCCGGACGGTGCTGGCGATCGCCGTGCTGGAAAAAGATATCTCCTTCGGGCAGCAGGGGGCGGTGGCGGTGGAGGTCAAAGCCGCGTTGTTTGATTATGCCAGCGTAACCGGCAAGCGCCTGCCCTATGTAATCAACCAGATCGCCGGGCTGGGGGGGCAGGAGATCGGGTTGGAGGATGTGGTTCGGCTATATGGTGAATTAACACGGCCGCCTGCCCGCTGCGCTGAGGCGCCGGATCTGCGTTTTCTCGGCGTTAATCGGCCATCACCCGGCCTGTCGCCGCTTAACGCGGCCGCTGAGCGGGAGGATAACCATGTCCATATCGATTAA
- a CDS encoding thiamine pyrophosphate-dependent enzyme, with amino-acid sequence MSISIKALPPEEYFIGHKACAGCGGSLVVRLALKVFGPKSHVVIPAGCMSAVGFIYPQMAVGVNAMIAPFAATGAVLSGLAAALRAKGITDIPVVGFAGDGATADIGLQSLSGAFDRQERIIYICYDNEAYMNTGIQKSGATPWGAKTTTSPTGFKPYRLNVKKDLLQIAAAHHVPYAATASVGQPSDLLKKLEKAASVDGPAFLHVFAPCPTGWGCASDSTIALGKSVVDTGLWPLLEYQQGVLTINRNPNRFAPLESYFSGQGRFKSLDPDLLGALAVARDERWRELRAWADATAQAVCE; translated from the coding sequence ATGTCCATATCGATTAAAGCCCTGCCGCCGGAAGAGTACTTTATCGGTCATAAAGCCTGTGCGGGCTGCGGCGGCAGTCTGGTGGTGCGTCTGGCGCTGAAAGTGTTCGGCCCCAAAAGCCATGTGGTGATCCCGGCGGGCTGCATGTCGGCGGTCGGTTTTATCTATCCGCAAATGGCGGTGGGCGTGAATGCCATGATCGCGCCGTTCGCGGCGACCGGCGCGGTGCTCTCAGGGCTGGCGGCGGCACTGCGCGCCAAAGGCATCACCGATATTCCGGTGGTCGGGTTCGCCGGCGACGGCGCCACGGCGGATATCGGCCTGCAATCCTTGTCCGGCGCGTTCGATCGTCAGGAGCGCATTATCTATATTTGCTACGACAATGAAGCCTACATGAACACCGGCATTCAGAAGAGCGGCGCCACGCCCTGGGGGGCAAAGACCACCACATCGCCGACCGGTTTCAAGCCTTACCGCCTCAACGTCAAGAAAGACCTGTTGCAAATCGCGGCGGCCCATCATGTGCCCTATGCCGCCACCGCCAGCGTGGGGCAGCCCTCCGATCTATTGAAAAAGCTGGAGAAGGCCGCGTCCGTCGATGGCCCGGCCTTTCTGCATGTGTTTGCGCCTTGCCCCACCGGCTGGGGTTGCGCCAGCGACAGCACTATCGCGCTGGGGAAAAGCGTGGTGGATACCGGGCTTTGGCCGTTGCTGGAATACCAACAGGGGGTGCTGACTATCAATCGGAATCCTAATCGGTTTGCGCCGTTGGAAAGTTATTTTTCGGGGCAGGGCAGATTTAAATCGCTGGATCCCGACCTGCTGGGCGCATTGGCCGTTGCGCGCGATGAGCGCTGGCGTGAACTGCGGGCCTGGGCGGATGCCACGGCGCAGGCGGTGTGCGAATAA
- a CDS encoding 2-oxoacid:acceptor oxidoreductase family protein — MLDILWLGRGGQGAVTAARLLGLGAVRFADLEAMAFPSFGPERRGAPVYAYTRLSRSPIRDRSPVRQALVAVVMDDALLPQLRADQLSAGALILIDGKHEQRFQPRSYGLEWRVPACQLAEHHLGSRHTNTVLLGVLNGLLSLLAPAALEHAIISEFAPQWRPPAPLPERVRRNLAAFDAAGRLGRAEKDLAGPLAAWLAVHRQAVDLQEATHA; from the coding sequence ATGCTTGATATTCTTTGGCTGGGGCGGGGAGGCCAGGGCGCCGTTACCGCGGCCCGGTTGTTGGGGCTGGGCGCGGTTCGCTTTGCCGATCTGGAAGCGATGGCCTTTCCCTCTTTCGGCCCCGAACGGCGGGGCGCGCCGGTTTATGCCTATACCCGGCTATCCCGCTCGCCTATCCGCGATCGCAGTCCGGTGCGTCAGGCTCTGGTGGCGGTGGTGATGGATGACGCCCTGTTGCCGCAGTTGCGCGCCGATCAGCTTTCCGCCGGGGCATTAATTCTGATTGACGGCAAGCATGAACAACGTTTTCAGCCACGATCTTACGGGCTGGAGTGGCGCGTCCCGGCGTGTCAGCTGGCGGAGCATCATCTGGGAAGCCGGCATACCAATACCGTTCTTCTCGGCGTACTCAATGGGCTGCTGTCTCTGCTTGCGCCCGCCGCGCTGGAGCATGCCATTATTTCCGAGTTCGCCCCTCAATGGCGGCCCCCGGCGCCCTTGCCGGAACGGGTTCGTCGCAATCTGGCGGCGTTTGACGCCGCCGGCCGGTTGGGCCGAGCGGAGAAAGACCTCGCCGGCCCGCTGGCCGCGTGGCTGGCTGTCCATCGTCAGGCCGTGGATCTTCAGGAGGCGACACATGCATGA
- a CDS encoding MFS transporter has translation MKLNFPLVALATGAFAIGTTEFSPMGLLPVIARGVDVSIPAAGMLISAYAIGVMVGAPIMTLLLARYSHRSALIFLMSIFTLGNLLSALSPNYTVLLLSRLITSLNHGAFFGLGSVVAASVVTRDKQASAVATMFMGLTIANIGGVPAATWLGEMIGWRMSFAATSALGLVAMLSLLLSLPSGSKGKRPQVRQELAVLTRPVVVVSLLTTVLGAGAMFTLYTYISPVLATLTHASPGFITVMLVLIGVGFSLGNYLGGRLADRSLNGTLKGFFLLLIVTMLAIPWLARSEVGAAFSMIVWGMATFGVVPPLQMNVMRVAHEAPGLASSINIGAFNLGNALGAAAGGAVIAGGLGYVYIPVTGALIAGVGLLLVLYYSRGAKTAETKTV, from the coding sequence ATGAAACTCAATTTTCCACTGGTGGCCTTAGCCACAGGCGCATTCGCTATTGGTACCACAGAATTTTCCCCGATGGGATTATTACCGGTTATTGCACGCGGCGTCGATGTCTCCATCCCCGCCGCAGGTATGTTAATCAGTGCCTATGCGATCGGCGTAATGGTTGGCGCGCCGATTATGACGTTATTACTGGCGCGTTATTCTCATCGCAGCGCGCTGATTTTTCTGATGAGCATTTTCACGCTGGGAAATCTGCTATCGGCACTCTCGCCCAATTATACGGTGCTGTTGCTTTCACGATTGATTACCAGTTTGAATCACGGCGCCTTTTTTGGTCTTGGTTCGGTGGTGGCGGCAAGCGTCGTCACCCGAGATAAGCAGGCCAGCGCCGTCGCCACTATGTTTATGGGCCTGACCATTGCAAACATCGGCGGCGTTCCGGCGGCGACCTGGTTAGGAGAAATGATCGGCTGGCGTATGTCTTTTGCCGCCACATCGGCGCTGGGGCTGGTGGCGATGCTGAGTCTGCTGCTGTCATTGCCGTCGGGCAGTAAAGGGAAGCGCCCCCAGGTCCGGCAGGAGTTGGCCGTACTGACGCGCCCGGTCGTGGTGGTGTCGTTGCTGACCACCGTTCTGGGCGCCGGGGCCATGTTCACCCTGTATACCTACATTTCACCGGTGCTGGCGACCCTCACGCATGCGTCGCCGGGTTTTATCACCGTGATGTTGGTTTTAATCGGGGTTGGCTTTTCACTGGGCAACTATTTGGGCGGGCGTCTGGCCGACCGTTCGCTTAACGGTACGCTGAAAGGGTTTTTCCTGCTGCTAATCGTGACGATGCTGGCGATCCCCTGGCTGGCCAGAAGTGAAGTCGGCGCGGCATTCAGCATGATCGTATGGGGGATGGCGACGTTCGGCGTCGTGCCGCCGCTGCAGATGAATGTCATGCGGGTGGCGCATGAAGCGCCGGGCTTGGCCTCATCGATCAATATCGGGGCATTTAACCTGGGCAATGCGTTAGGCGCCGCCGCCGGCGGCGCGGTGATCGCAGGAGGATTGGGCTATGTTTATATCCCGGTAACCGGCGCGTTGATTGCCGGCGTCGGGCTGCTGCTGGTGCTGTATTACTCCCGCGGCGCGAAAACGGCGGAGACAAAAACGGTATAA
- a CDS encoding 4Fe-4S dicluster-binding protein, translating to MHDSSGHQGAKSADGGAISPDDAVFARPRRARKGECSRDPLPVTLPGPCRRRAHQKPDLLQWPASPQLTSGYLAAENSGWRTSRPKIEDSACICCNLCVLLCPDGALANTRDNYPRLLAEWCKGCGICARECPKDAISMASEFEPLSAEAQRHD from the coding sequence ATGCATGATTCGAGCGGGCATCAGGGGGCTAAAAGCGCCGACGGCGGGGCAATATCGCCGGATGACGCCGTTTTCGCGCGTCCTCGCCGCGCCCGCAAAGGCGAGTGCAGCCGGGATCCGCTGCCGGTGACGTTGCCGGGCCCCTGCCGGCGGCGAGCCCATCAAAAGCCTGATTTACTGCAATGGCCCGCTTCGCCCCAGTTAACCTCTGGTTATCTGGCGGCGGAAAACAGCGGCTGGCGCACCTCGCGGCCAAAAATTGAAGACAGCGCCTGTATTTGCTGCAACCTGTGTGTGTTGCTTTGCCCGGACGGCGCGCTGGCGAATACCCGGGACAACTATCCTCGTTTGCTGGCTGAATGGTGCAAAGGCTGCGGTATTTGCGCGCGCGAGTGCCCTAAAGACGCCATCAGTATGGCGAGCGAGTTCGAACCCTTATCAGCGGAGGCGCAACGCCATGACTAA
- a CDS encoding MetQ/NlpA family ABC transporter substrate-binding protein — protein sequence MISGKYTRYLYLILSLLAGAISMHSHSAQAQTIVFGVAPGPYSDMIKFAIKPGLERKNYQVKIMEFSDYVQPNLALANGSIDVNLFQHLPYLKKFSADKGLKLSPLINVPTAGLGLYSKEVKSLDELKQGDVVTLSNDPTNLARGIRFLASLGLVTLKGDIDATKATERDIGGNPRGLVFKPLEAAQLPRTLDSSAASLVNGNFAIASGLKLSDAIALETLDEEIKNVVAVRTDDLNKPFVADIKTTIESPEFAAVIQDPQYIFRDFQKPLWLQKKLGQE from the coding sequence ATGATTTCAGGAAAGTACACCAGATATTTATATTTAATCCTGTCTTTATTGGCGGGCGCCATTTCCATGCACTCTCATTCGGCGCAGGCGCAGACGATAGTATTCGGCGTGGCGCCCGGCCCATACAGCGACATGATTAAATTCGCCATCAAGCCAGGACTAGAGCGGAAAAATTATCAAGTCAAGATCATGGAATTCAGCGATTACGTCCAGCCAAATCTGGCGCTGGCAAATGGCAGCATTGACGTCAATTTATTTCAGCATCTTCCTTATCTGAAAAAATTTTCCGCCGACAAGGGATTGAAACTGTCGCCGTTAATTAATGTTCCCACCGCCGGACTGGGGCTTTATTCCAAGGAAGTTAAAAGTCTGGATGAACTTAAGCAAGGCGATGTCGTGACGCTGTCGAACGATCCGACCAATCTGGCGCGCGGCATTCGTTTTCTGGCCAGTCTGGGACTCGTCACCCTGAAAGGGGATATCGATGCGACGAAAGCCACCGAAAGGGATATCGGCGGCAATCCGCGGGGGCTGGTATTCAAACCGCTAGAGGCGGCGCAACTGCCAAGAACGCTGGATAGCTCCGCCGCTTCGCTGGTGAACGGCAACTTCGCCATTGCCTCTGGCCTCAAGCTGTCGGACGCCATCGCGCTGGAAACGCTTGATGAAGAGATCAAGAACGTGGTGGCGGTTCGTACCGACGATTTGAATAAGCCGTTTGTCGCCGATATTAAAACGACTATCGAATCGCCGGAATTTGCCGCGGTGATACAGGATCCGCAATACATATTTCGCGACTTCCAGAAACCGCTTTGGCTGCAAAAGAAATTAGGACAGGAGTAA
- a CDS encoding phenylacetate--CoA ligase family protein — protein MTNTTAYRRYWDEVEILPRQDLEALQLQRLKTTLNHAYQHSPYYREAFERAGVHPEDLRTLDDLRRYPFIDKQIERERQGVAPLLGDILAIPEDRVVFVSASSGSTGVPTLSPFSADDFERYQDIQARLFWAVGMRPNDRYVHALNFTLFVGGPDVIGAQKLGALCFWAGTIPSDRLLYIMKTFQPTITWTTPSYAWHLGETAIAQGIDLHRDLALKRIIVCGEPGGSIPETRQAIEARWGVQVYDFYGISDIYGACAGSCEAREGLHLAEDDILLEVLDPLTDQPVADGQPGEMVLTTLTKQARPMIRFRTGDIIIANHSPCACGRTHVRITVTGRKDDMFIVSGVNVFPGDLEAIVRATPELNGEYRITLYEEDHLTRFDLEVERNGKADEDDSRLAARLHQEIKARLGVRPKRVLLLAPETLPRHTHKAKRVIDTRSACAL, from the coding sequence ATGACTAACACAACGGCTTACCGGCGTTATTGGGATGAGGTGGAAATACTGCCCCGCCAGGATCTTGAAGCGCTGCAATTGCAACGGTTAAAAACCACGCTTAACCATGCTTACCAGCACTCCCCATACTACAGGGAAGCGTTTGAGCGGGCGGGCGTACATCCGGAGGATTTACGGACTCTGGACGATCTGCGTCGTTACCCCTTTATCGATAAGCAGATTGAACGGGAGAGGCAGGGTGTCGCGCCCCTGCTGGGAGATATTTTGGCGATTCCTGAAGATCGGGTGGTCTTTGTCTCCGCGTCGTCCGGCAGCACCGGCGTGCCGACGCTGAGTCCGTTCAGCGCGGATGATTTTGAGCGCTATCAGGATATTCAGGCCCGGCTTTTCTGGGCCGTCGGCATGCGCCCGAACGATCGCTATGTGCATGCGCTCAATTTTACGCTGTTTGTCGGCGGGCCGGATGTTATCGGCGCCCAGAAGCTGGGGGCGCTCTGTTTTTGGGCCGGCACCATCCCGTCCGATCGCCTGCTGTATATCATGAAAACCTTCCAGCCCACCATAACCTGGACGACGCCATCCTATGCCTGGCATTTGGGTGAAACGGCGATTGCCCAGGGGATCGATCTGCATCGGGATCTGGCGCTGAAGCGCATTATCGTATGCGGCGAACCCGGCGGCTCTATCCCGGAAACCCGGCAAGCCATTGAAGCGCGCTGGGGCGTTCAGGTGTATGATTTTTATGGCATCTCTGATATTTACGGCGCTTGCGCCGGCTCCTGTGAAGCGCGGGAGGGTTTGCATCTGGCGGAAGACGATATTCTGCTGGAAGTGCTGGATCCGCTTACCGACCAGCCGGTGGCGGACGGTCAACCGGGCGAAATGGTGCTGACCACGCTGACCAAACAGGCGCGTCCGATGATCCGCTTTCGCACCGGGGATATTATCATCGCCAACCATTCGCCCTGCGCCTGCGGCCGAACCCATGTGCGCATCACGGTCACCGGACGCAAAGACGATATGTTTATTGTCTCCGGCGTGAATGTCTTCCCTGGCGATCTGGAGGCGATCGTGCGTGCGACGCCGGAGCTGAATGGCGAATACCGCATCACGCTGTATGAAGAAGATCACCTGACGCGTTTTGACCTTGAGGTCGAGCGTAACGGCAAGGCGGACGAAGACGATAGCCGGCTGGCAGCGCGTTTGCATCAGGAGATTAAAGCCCGGCTGGGGGTTCGCCCCAAACGGGTGCTGCTGCTGGCGCCGGAAACCCTGCCTCGTCACACCCATAAAGCGAAACGCGTTATCGATACGCGCAGTGCCTGCGCGCTCTAG
- a CDS encoding creatininase family protein: MADAIHFDELSLDQAIESAETRGIIILPVATTEAHGTHLPLGTDTFTAEWIAAELSRKTGLPALLPTPIRAGASPTFHYDVNGDPIPGTLAIGHATMHALIKDIVRGLWATGFRKVIIIQGHGQEPNFQVIAHEVATELRREGKPIFIGGATYWELAAQTLRDELNTPFYHAGEEETSNILFVRPELVKLDTVSGHELKPLLDRNLLKRSVTHDETETFGVMDIATWIPIPAAGHKSLGGLGKTEDILTASAEKGRKILSKAADNYLALIRDLETHYAPAEVPGVDVRTRPEKPRFSVDY; encoded by the coding sequence ATGGCGGATGCTATTCATTTTGATGAACTTTCATTGGATCAAGCGATTGAAAGCGCCGAAACGCGCGGAATCATTATTTTGCCGGTGGCGACAACTGAGGCGCACGGCACCCATTTGCCGCTGGGAACGGATACGTTTACCGCCGAATGGATTGCGGCGGAATTAAGCCGTAAAACGGGTCTGCCCGCGTTGCTGCCGACGCCGATAAGAGCCGGCGCCTCGCCGACATTCCATTACGATGTCAATGGCGATCCAATCCCAGGGACGCTGGCCATCGGCCATGCCACCATGCATGCGCTGATTAAGGATATCGTTCGCGGGTTGTGGGCCACCGGGTTTCGTAAAGTGATTATCATTCAAGGACATGGACAGGAACCGAATTTTCAGGTCATTGCCCATGAAGTCGCAACCGAACTGCGCAGGGAAGGCAAGCCGATCTTCATCGGCGGCGCCACCTATTGGGAACTGGCGGCGCAAACGCTGCGTGACGAGCTGAATACGCCTTTCTATCATGCGGGTGAAGAAGAAACGAGTAATATTCTTTTTGTCAGGCCCGAGCTGGTAAAACTGGATACCGTCAGCGGTCATGAACTAAAACCGCTTCTCGATCGCAATCTGCTAAAACGCTCCGTCACCCATGATGAAACAGAGACGTTTGGCGTGATGGACATCGCCACATGGATTCCCATTCCCGCCGCCGGTCATAAAAGCCTCGGCGGGCTGGGAAAAACCGAAGATATCCTGACCGCCAGCGCGGAAAAAGGGCGCAAGATATTAAGCAAAGCGGCGGATAATTATCTGGCGCTGATTCGGGATTTGGAAACCCACTATGCGCCCGCGGAAGTGCCGGGAGTCGATGTCAGAACCCGCCCTGAAAAACCGCGTTTTAGCGTCGATTACTAA
- a CDS encoding methyl-accepting chemotaxis protein: MFNRIKVVTGLIAVLSLFYLSQLVSGGLFFNALTNSKESFTASQRVNLQKSELDAAWSLLLQTRITLNRAGTRAVLEVNGLGAKADSSGLLASAKATLNDANEHFLRYEKTASGISQNSAQVSEVKKHYLAYHDALIELIQFLSTNEIQKFLDQPTQGFQNNLEKAYQAYQNDITQTYQQIDAQNNRNYQLSLWTLGVTIALITLLSLLAWFGSKRLLMRPLTNIIDYIRHIATGDLAYTLNVHGRNEMGVLAENLRHMQNELVRLVSEVRNSSEAILTGATEISAGNNDLSSRTEQQASALEETAASMEQLTATVKQNAENARQASQLALSASESAQKGGDVVNNVVATMRNISGSSQKIADIISVIDGIAFQTNILALNAAVEAARAGEQGRGFAVVAGEVRNLAQRSAQAAKEIAVLIDDSVSRVNEGSSLVENAGATMEEIVSGVRRVTDIMGEIASASDEQSKGIAQVGVAVSEMDSVTQQNAALVEESATAAIALEEQVRILNRVVAAFRLSATQQADSRPVSKGRKTENTALLTNKANANLAPAKSSGDENNWETF; this comes from the coding sequence ATGTTTAATCGTATAAAAGTAGTTACTGGATTGATTGCGGTACTGTCGCTATTCTACTTATCGCAATTAGTTTCAGGTGGGTTGTTTTTCAACGCCTTAACCAACAGTAAAGAATCATTTACCGCCTCGCAGAGGGTCAATCTGCAAAAATCGGAATTGGATGCCGCCTGGTCGTTGCTGCTGCAAACCCGCATTACCTTGAACCGGGCGGGCACGCGCGCGGTGCTGGAAGTCAACGGTTTGGGAGCCAAGGCAGACTCCAGTGGTCTGCTCGCCTCGGCCAAAGCCACGCTGAATGACGCCAACGAACATTTTCTCCGCTATGAAAAAACGGCCAGCGGCATTAGCCAAAACTCCGCGCAAGTCAGTGAGGTAAAAAAACATTATCTTGCCTATCACGACGCCCTCATCGAACTGATTCAATTTCTCTCTACCAACGAAATCCAAAAGTTTCTCGATCAGCCGACTCAGGGCTTCCAGAACAATCTGGAAAAAGCCTACCAGGCTTACCAGAACGACATCACACAGACCTATCAACAGATAGACGCCCAAAACAACCGTAACTACCAACTCTCGCTGTGGACGCTGGGGGTAACGATCGCCCTCATCACGCTGCTGTCGCTGCTGGCGTGGTTCGGCAGCAAGCGTTTGCTGATGCGCCCGTTGACCAACATTATTGACTATATCCGTCACATCGCCACAGGCGATCTGGCCTATACGCTGAACGTACACGGCAGGAATGAAATGGGCGTTCTGGCGGAGAATCTGCGCCATATGCAGAATGAACTGGTCAGATTGGTGAGCGAGGTGCGCAACAGCTCGGAAGCCATCCTGACCGGCGCCACGGAAATCAGCGCGGGCAACAACGATCTCTCTTCCCGCACCGAGCAACAGGCATCGGCGCTGGAAGAGACGGCGGCCAGTATGGAGCAGTTGACCGCCACGGTGAAACAGAACGCGGAAAACGCCCGCCAGGCCAGCCAGTTGGCGCTGAGCGCGTCGGAAAGCGCGCAGAAAGGCGGCGACGTGGTGAATAACGTCGTGGCGACCATGCGTAACATCTCCGGCAGTTCACAGAAAATTGCCGATATTATCAGTGTGATAGACGGTATCGCGTTTCAGACCAATATTCTGGCGCTGAACGCGGCGGTGGAGGCCGCGCGGGCTGGGGAACAAGGCCGCGGGTTCGCCGTGGTGGCGGGCGAAGTGCGCAATCTGGCGCAACGTAGCGCACAGGCGGCCAAAGAGATCGCCGTCCTGATTGACGACTCCGTCAGCCGCGTAAACGAAGGTTCCTCACTGGTGGAAAATGCCGGAGCGACCATGGAGGAGATCGTCTCTGGCGTAAGGCGCGTGACCGATATTATGGGTGAAATTGCCTCCGCTTCCGACGAACAAAGCAAGGGCATCGCCCAGGTGGGCGTGGCAGTGAGCGAAATGGACAGCGTAACCCAGCAAAACGCCGCGCTGGTGGAAGAATCGGCTACCGCCGCCATCGCGCTGGAAGAGCAGGTGCGCATACTGAATCGGGTCGTAGCCGCTTTTCGTCTGTCCGCTACGCAACAGGCCGACTCTCGTCCGGTCAGTAAAGGACGTAAAACGGAAAACACGGCGCTACTGACGAATAAAGCAAACGCCAATCTTGCCCCGGCGAAATCCTCCGGCGACGAAAACAACTGGGAAACTTTTTAA